A single region of the Candidatus Abyssobacteria bacterium SURF_5 genome encodes:
- a CDS encoding 30S ribosomal protein S10, which produces MAESQKIRIRLKAYDHRILDQSTSEIVDTCRRTGARVSGPIPLPTSRNIFTVLRSPHVDKKSREQFEIRTHKRLIDIIEPTAQTVDALMKLDLPAGVNVEIKL; this is translated from the coding sequence ATGGCGGAAAGCCAAAAAATACGGATCAGGCTGAAAGCCTATGATCATAGAATACTCGACCAGTCAACCAGCGAGATCGTCGATACGTGCAGGCGGACGGGAGCCCGGGTCTCCGGCCCAATCCCCCTGCCTACCTCGCGCAACATCTTCACTGTGCTGCGCTCTCCGCATGTCGACAAGAAGTCTCGCGAGCAGTTCGAAATCCGCACGCATAAACGGTTGATCGATATCATTGAGCCAACCGCGCAGACTGTCGACGCATTGATGAAGCTCGATCTGCCGGCCGGTGTCAACGTCGAGATTAAACTGTAG
- a CDS encoding 50S ribosomal protein L2, whose amino-acid sequence MAIKKYSPRTPGMRFRTDSTFEELTKGNEPVKSLTKGKNKSGGRNVNGRITTRHRGGGHKKLYRAIDFKRDKEDIPGKVRSIEYDPNRSAHIALIQYPDGEKRYILAPVYLQVGATVISGKGAEILVGNTLPITNIPLGTVIHNIEMSPGKGGQIARTAGAGAQLVAKEGNYAHIKLPSGEVRLIPVRCRATIGQIGNIEHENISLGKAGRSRWRGKRPYVRGVAMNPVDHPLGGGEGKSAGGRHPCSPWGMPTKGYKTRKKSKLSNKFIVKKRER is encoded by the coding sequence ATGGCAATCAAAAAGTATTCGCCCAGGACTCCGGGCATGCGATTCAGAACCGATTCGACCTTTGAAGAATTGACCAAAGGAAACGAACCGGTCAAATCGCTGACCAAGGGAAAGAACAAGAGCGGCGGCAGAAACGTCAATGGGCGCATAACCACCCGGCACCGGGGAGGCGGCCACAAGAAACTGTATCGCGCGATTGACTTCAAGCGGGACAAAGAAGACATCCCGGGAAAAGTCAGATCGATCGAGTACGACCCCAATCGCTCTGCCCACATCGCGCTCATCCAGTATCCCGACGGCGAGAAACGCTATATACTGGCGCCCGTATACCTGCAGGTCGGCGCAACGGTGATCTCGGGCAAAGGCGCGGAAATCCTCGTCGGAAACACGCTCCCGATCACGAATATCCCCTTGGGAACAGTCATCCACAATATCGAGATGAGCCCGGGAAAAGGAGGCCAGATTGCGCGTACCGCCGGCGCGGGAGCACAACTGGTCGCCAAAGAAGGCAATTACGCCCATATCAAGCTCCCCTCCGGCGAAGTCCGGCTTATCCCCGTTCGCTGCAGGGCTACGATCGGGCAGATAGGCAATATCGAACACGAAAATATCTCCCTGGGAAAAGCCGGTCGCTCACGGTGGCGTGGTAAACGCCCGTACGTGCGCGGCGTAGCAATGAATCCAGTCGACCATCCTCTCGGAGGCGGCGAAGGAAAATCGGCGGGCGGCCGTCACCCCTGCTCACCATGGGGAATGCCGACGAAGGGGTATAAGACCCGGAAGAAATCAAAATTGTCGAACAAATTCATCGTTAAGAAAAGAGAGAGATAA
- a CDS encoding 50S ribosomal protein L14 — protein sequence MIQMRTMLEVADNSGAKKLQCIQVPGGTGTRYARVGDIIVCSVKAAMPQAQIKKGDVVKAVIVRTKRDTPRPDGSIIRFDDNAAVIINEQKIPRGTRIFGPVPRELRDKDFMRIISLAPEVV from the coding sequence ATGATACAGATGAGAACAATGCTCGAGGTCGCAGACAACTCGGGCGCCAAGAAATTGCAGTGCATACAGGTCCCCGGCGGGACCGGAACGCGCTATGCGCGCGTGGGTGACATCATTGTCTGCAGCGTGAAAGCGGCAATGCCGCAGGCGCAGATAAAGAAGGGCGACGTCGTCAAAGCGGTCATCGTCAGGACCAAACGCGACACGCCGCGGCCCGATGGCTCGATCATCAGGTTCGATGACAATGCTGCAGTCATCATCAACGAACAGAAGATACCGCGCGGCACGAGAATCTTCGGACCGGTTCCGCGAGAGCTGAGGGATAAAGACTTCATGCGAATAATCTCTCTCGCGCCCGAAGTCGTCTGA
- a CDS encoding 50S ribosomal protein L3 gives MVRKGKVVFGLLGKKIGMSQVFTEEGNLVPVTVLEVGPCAVTQLKNNERDGYEAVQLGFAEKKRNVTKPLQGHFKRAGVSSRRHLREFSLSPSVELKEGAEVRADVFTAGDLVDVSGTTKGRGFAGVVRRYKFGGGPASHGHTSHRRVGSIGQCADTSEVWKGKGMPGHMGAVRRTIQNLKVVKVDGEKNLLLVQGAVPGPNGGMIEIRSAIKGSGKAVKGKS, from the coding sequence ATGGTACGAAAGGGCAAGGTCGTGTTTGGTTTGCTCGGAAAAAAAATTGGAATGTCACAGGTATTTACTGAAGAGGGGAACCTTGTGCCCGTGACAGTCCTGGAAGTCGGGCCGTGTGCGGTGACGCAGTTGAAAAACAACGAGCGTGATGGATACGAAGCCGTTCAATTGGGATTCGCCGAAAAAAAGCGAAACGTGACGAAGCCGCTTCAGGGCCATTTCAAGCGCGCGGGCGTTTCATCAAGGCGCCACTTAAGGGAGTTCTCACTTTCTCCTTCAGTCGAGTTGAAGGAGGGCGCCGAAGTGCGGGCCGACGTCTTTACTGCGGGCGACCTGGTAGATGTCAGCGGCACCACCAAAGGGCGGGGATTCGCAGGCGTCGTGCGGCGGTACAAGTTCGGAGGAGGCCCCGCCAGTCACGGACACACCTCCCACAGGCGCGTCGGCTCTATCGGCCAATGCGCCGATACCTCAGAAGTCTGGAAAGGGAAAGGGATGCCCGGCCACATGGGAGCCGTCAGACGTACCATTCAAAACCTGAAAGTCGTCAAAGTGGACGGCGAAAAGAACCTCCTGCTGGTCCAGGGGGCGGTGCCGGGACCGAACGGGGGCATGATTGAAATTCGCAGCGCGATAAAGGGATCGGGCAAAGCAGTGAAAGGGAAGAGCTGA
- a CDS encoding 50S ribosomal protein L4, which produces MAESVLYATNGSQLGTIELSDDIFGQRPNEAVVHQVVVAQQAGLRQGTADTKERGEVAGSTKKLWRQKGTGRARVGSGKSPHWRGGGTAFGPHPRDYSQALPKKMRRGALVSLLADRLQEGRLFVLNELKLDTPKTKELLTILRRLNIMKSCLIVTEAPDKNVRLSARNIPGVDQAYVDSLSALDVICHENLVLTRTALELLEKKLS; this is translated from the coding sequence ATGGCAGAGTCCGTCCTGTATGCAACTAATGGTTCGCAGCTCGGAACTATCGAGCTCAGCGACGACATATTCGGGCAGAGGCCCAATGAGGCGGTCGTGCACCAGGTAGTGGTGGCCCAGCAGGCCGGTCTGCGCCAGGGAACCGCCGATACCAAGGAACGAGGGGAAGTCGCCGGAAGCACCAAGAAGCTCTGGAGGCAGAAGGGGACCGGCCGTGCCCGCGTAGGCAGCGGGAAATCTCCTCATTGGAGAGGCGGCGGAACAGCCTTCGGGCCGCACCCGCGCGATTATTCGCAGGCGCTCCCAAAAAAGATGCGCCGTGGCGCGCTCGTTTCGTTACTCGCCGACAGGCTGCAGGAAGGGCGCCTGTTCGTGCTGAACGAATTGAAGCTCGATACGCCGAAAACAAAAGAACTTCTGACCATTCTCCGGCGCCTGAACATCATGAAAAGTTGCCTGATTGTCACTGAAGCGCCCGATAAAAACGTGCGTCTTTCTGCGAGAAACATCCCGGGTGTCGACCAGGCGTACGTCGATTCTCTCTCGGCGCTCGACGTGATCTGTCATGAGAATCTCGTGCTGACCAGAACGGCGCTGGAACTCTTGGAGAAAAAGCTCTCATGA
- a CDS encoding 30S ribosomal protein S19, with protein MARSIKKGPFVDEHLMQKVLRTQQTGEKRVLRTWSRRSTIVPEMVGLTVAVHNGKKFLPIYITENMVGHKLGEFAPTRFFRAHGGAEKASAVRRKA; from the coding sequence GTGGCGCGATCAATCAAAAAAGGACCATTTGTTGATGAGCACCTCATGCAAAAGGTGCTGCGGACACAGCAGACGGGAGAAAAAAGGGTGCTGCGCACCTGGTCTCGCCGCTCTACGATCGTTCCCGAAATGGTCGGGCTGACCGTGGCCGTCCACAACGGGAAGAAATTTCTTCCCATTTACATTACCGAAAATATGGTCGGTCACAAGCTCGGAGAATTTGCTCCGACTCGATTTTTCCGCGCGCACGGCGGAGCGGAGAAAGCCAGTGCCGTCCGCAGGAAAGCCTGA
- a CDS encoding 30S ribosomal protein S3 — translation MGQKVHPTAFRLGTTKTWLSRWYAGRDYSKLIHEDLRIVKLVKERLAHAGISKVEVERMGQKARITIHTARPGIVIGRRGTEVDQLRSELEALTENEVYIVVQEIKNPELDAQLIAENIALQLERQVSFRRAIKKAVTTSMRVGAKGIKISCSGRLAGAEIARSEWYREGRVPLQTLRADIDYGFAESNTTFGKIGVKTWVFHDEIHEREPIRRETV, via the coding sequence ATGGGACAGAAGGTTCATCCGACCGCCTTCAGGCTCGGCACGACCAAGACCTGGTTGTCCCGCTGGTATGCCGGTCGTGATTATTCAAAATTAATCCACGAAGATCTCAGGATCGTCAAACTGGTCAAGGAGCGCCTTGCCCACGCCGGCATCTCGAAGGTGGAAGTGGAGCGGATGGGGCAGAAAGCGCGGATTACCATACATACCGCCCGCCCTGGCATCGTCATTGGACGGCGCGGAACCGAAGTGGATCAGTTGCGTTCCGAACTGGAGGCGCTCACCGAAAACGAAGTCTATATCGTCGTTCAGGAAATAAAAAATCCCGAATTGGACGCGCAGTTGATCGCCGAAAACATCGCACTCCAGCTCGAACGACAGGTCTCTTTCCGCCGCGCAATTAAAAAGGCCGTAACGACCTCCATGAGGGTCGGCGCCAAAGGAATAAAAATCAGTTGTTCCGGCCGGCTTGCAGGAGCGGAAATCGCGCGATCCGAATGGTACCGCGAAGGACGCGTCCCCCTTCAGACCCTGCGCGCGGATATCGATTACGGTTTCGCCGAGAGCAACACCACGTTCGGAAAGATCGGCGTCAAAACCTGGGTCTTCCACGACGAGATCCATGAGCGAGAGCCGATCCGGCGGGAAACCGTGTAA
- a CDS encoding 50S ribosomal protein L22: MIAQARGRFVRIAPRKARLVVDLIRGKHTDEALSLLRFTPKGAAKIVEGILKSAISNAEQRDDVNVDNLYVSKVSVDGGPSLKRFRTAPMGRGVRVLKRTSHIVIELDEKERK, from the coding sequence ATGATTGCACAGGCACGAGGCCGCTTTGTGAGAATTGCGCCGCGAAAGGCGAGACTGGTCGTCGATCTTATCCGCGGCAAACATACCGATGAGGCATTGAGCCTCTTGCGCTTTACGCCCAAGGGTGCGGCGAAAATAGTGGAAGGAATCCTGAAATCGGCCATCTCAAACGCCGAACAGCGGGACGACGTCAACGTGGACAACCTTTATGTCAGTAAAGTCAGCGTGGACGGCGGACCCTCACTGAAACGTTTCCGAACCGCTCCAATGGGGCGCGGAGTGCGAGTGTTGAAACGCACCAGCCATATCGTTATTGAGCTGGATGAAAAGGAGCGCAAATAA
- a CDS encoding 50S ribosomal protein L16: MLMPKRVKYRKQQRGRMAGKAARGNSVNFGEFGLQALEPAWVTARQIEAARVALTRKIKRGGKVWLNIFPHKPVTQKPLETRMGKGKGEPERWVAVVKPGKVLFELEGVREDLAKEAFRLASSKLPIRTRFVRRLHG, translated from the coding sequence ATGTTGATGCCAAAAAGGGTGAAATACCGCAAACAGCAGCGGGGCCGCATGGCGGGCAAGGCCGCCAGAGGCAATTCCGTAAATTTCGGCGAGTTCGGCCTCCAGGCCCTCGAGCCGGCCTGGGTTACCGCCCGACAGATCGAGGCGGCCAGGGTCGCGCTCACCCGGAAGATCAAGCGCGGCGGCAAAGTGTGGCTGAATATCTTTCCGCATAAGCCGGTAACGCAAAAACCGCTCGAAACCCGCATGGGCAAGGGCAAAGGCGAGCCCGAACGATGGGTCGCCGTCGTCAAACCCGGAAAAGTTCTGTTCGAACTCGAGGGAGTGCGCGAGGATCTGGCCAAAGAGGCCTTCCGGTTGGCTTCAAGCAAGCTGCCCATCCGCACCCGCTTCGTAAGGCGCCTGCATGGATAG
- a CDS encoding 50S ribosomal protein L29, whose translation MKAKELRELTVEELQNELRESTEALFNLRMQAASGQQVDNVKRFRQIRADVARIKTVLTEKQKA comes from the coding sequence ATGAAAGCTAAAGAACTTCGCGAGCTGACCGTTGAGGAACTCCAGAACGAACTGCGCGAATCGACCGAGGCGCTTTTTAATCTCCGGATGCAGGCGGCCAGCGGCCAGCAGGTTGACAACGTAAAGCGGTTTCGACAGATCCGCGCTGATGTCGCCCGCATCAAAACCGTATTGACGGAAAAACAAAAGGCATAG
- a CDS encoding 30S ribosomal protein S17, which yields MGQRHKQEKIGVVTGAAMSKTVVVTVENTFSHPRYKRVVKTMKKFKAHDERGECRPGDIVRIVETRPLSKTKRWRLAEIIERAK from the coding sequence ATGGGACAAAGACATAAACAGGAAAAAATCGGCGTGGTCACCGGCGCCGCCATGAGCAAAACCGTGGTGGTGACCGTTGAAAATACGTTCTCACACCCGAGATACAAACGGGTCGTGAAGACCATGAAAAAGTTCAAGGCGCACGACGAGCGGGGCGAGTGCCGCCCCGGCGACATCGTGCGCATCGTCGAGACCAGGCCCCTCAGCAAAACCAAGCGGTGGCGCCTGGCGGAGATCATAGAACGCGCCAAATGA
- the tuf gene encoding elongation factor Tu (EF-Tu; promotes GTP-dependent binding of aminoacyl-tRNA to the A-site of ribosomes during protein biosynthesis; when the tRNA anticodon matches the mRNA codon, GTP hydrolysis results; the inactive EF-Tu-GDP leaves the ribosome and release of GDP is promoted by elongation factor Ts; many prokaryotes have two copies of the gene encoding EF-Tu), protein FFTGYRPQFYFRTTDVTGNLALPEGVEMVMPGDNIRIEVDLITPIAMEKELRFAIREGGRTVGAGVVSDIIE, encoded by the coding sequence GTTTTTCACGGGCTATCGGCCGCAGTTTTACTTCCGCACCACGGACGTGACGGGGAACCTGGCGCTTCCGGAGGGAGTGGAGATGGTGATGCCGGGCGATAACATACGGATCGAAGTGGACCTGATCACGCCGATCGCGATGGAAAAAGAGCTCCGTTTCGCTATCCGCGAAGGCGGGCGCACCGTCGGGGCAGGCGTCGTCTCTGACATTATCGAATAA
- a CDS encoding 50S ribosomal protein L23, with translation MKYNPHQIIRRPAISEKGTILTERHNKYVFEVATDANKLQVKQAVEEIFKVTVTRVNTMRVAGKKKRVRYKVGYTPEWKKAIVTLKQGDRIELF, from the coding sequence ATGAAGTACAATCCGCACCAGATTATTCGGCGGCCGGCGATCTCCGAAAAGGGGACGATACTGACTGAACGCCACAATAAATATGTGTTTGAAGTGGCCACCGATGCAAACAAGCTTCAGGTCAAACAGGCGGTCGAGGAAATATTCAAAGTCACCGTCACCAGAGTCAATACTATGCGGGTGGCCGGCAAAAAGAAACGGGTTCGCTACAAGGTCGGCTATACGCCTGAATGGAAGAAGGCGATCGTCACCCTGAAACAGGGCGACCGGATAGAACTGTTTTAG
- a CDS encoding 50S ribosomal protein L24 translates to MSKTKMHLKRGDNVMVIAGKEKGKRGKILHVSPVKNRAIVEALNMVTHHERPSRTNPQGGLLQKEAPIHVSNLMLVCPKCSTPTRVGRTVLDDGTKARVCKNCSEMVDQG, encoded by the coding sequence ATGAGCAAGACAAAGATGCATCTGAAAAGAGGCGATAACGTGATGGTGATCGCCGGCAAGGAAAAGGGTAAACGGGGAAAAATCCTGCACGTATCCCCTGTGAAGAATAGAGCTATCGTGGAAGCCCTCAACATGGTAACCCACCACGAGCGGCCCTCGCGGACCAATCCGCAGGGGGGCCTCCTTCAAAAGGAGGCTCCGATCCACGTGTCAAATTTGATGCTCGTATGTCCCAAGTGCAGCACGCCGACCCGCGTGGGAAGGACTGTTTTGGACGATGGCACCAAAGCTCGAGTGTGCAAAAATTGCTCTGAGATGGTCGATCAGGGTTAG